In the genome of Dromiciops gliroides isolate mDroGli1 chromosome 1, mDroGli1.pri, whole genome shotgun sequence, the window GTTTCCACCAGGGGTGGGTAGGCTTATCTGTGCAACAGACCTGTTACTGTGGCTTGGAGTCTTTAGCCTGAACTCAGGGAGGTGGGtaagagaaaatggagaaggaTAGGTGCCTATGTGCGGAGAGATGCCCATGCTGGGTAACTGGCAAAATTGGGGctagagaagggggaaagaaatgtCCTCCACCTATGCCCTCTTCCTGGGGACTGGATACGCCTCTAGGCCCTGGGGCAAGACGACCGTTTGGCCCCCCCAGGAAATACCGCCCCAGCTCAGCCCAACCCAGCCGGGCCGGCGTCTCCCGTTGAGCCAGTCGCCAGAGGCTGGACTGCTGGCCTGCCTTCGGGTCTGGGAAATCTGGGCCTTGTTGGTGGGTACACcctctaaaacacacacacacacacacacacacacacacacacacacgcacacacgcaccaCGCTGCCCTCTCCTGCTTGGCCAGGTCCACCTTGAAGCCCACAGCGATTTAGTGCACCAAACCAAGCCACAACTACCCCGGGGCAACATTTGTTCccgcctctcccccccccccccagttgccCGGGTCGTCACCCTCCCACCCCCTAGGCAGCAGCTGCTTTCACATGTCCCCCACCCTACCCTCTACGGCGCCTTAACCTGAGCGAaagtgaaagggggaggggagtcagGGGGcataggggagggggagggttttTGAGGGCGGGTGGGGGAGGTTGGACTCCTCTCCCTTTGGCGGGTTAGTCTCTTAAAGATATTTGGAGTAAATTAGAAGCTTGGAGTTTCTGGGGTCCAGCCAATGGCAGCCGGAGGCAGGGCAGCGGACGCCGCTGATTGGCTGGTTGGAGCTTCTTAGTCGTGCGCGTCCCCCTATGTCCACTGAAGGGAGTCCTGCTGGCGCCAGGGCCGCCGACGATGATGCTGTGGGGATGTTACAAAAAAGGCGAGAGTCAGTGGAGTTTGCTTTCTGAGTAAgaacctctctccctcctctcggtccagcctccccctcctctcctctttctcctctttgagTTTACACCCTTTCCCCGGCGCTGGCCCCCCAGCCTTCCCGTAACCTGCCGTACCCCCCCCAGTAACTCCCCCAACCAGCGCTTCGTTTACAGCTGGGATTAAATTCTCTCTGAGGCGCCACGGAAGGGTGGTAGGATCAGCTCTGCGGGCTTCCCCGTCTCCTTTCTGGTCTCGTCGAGGCATGGTTTCTGGTTCTTGTCTAGGATTTTAaaactcatttcttctttctctctctttccctcccgcCCCGTGTTAGTGTGGATCCAAGGTATTTTAGCTTTTTAATTAAGCTTTACTTTTCTTTCGCTTTAAGCCTTCATCCCAGGCGGGTAGGAGGATCCGACTTCCCAacgggttgtgtgtgtgtgtgtgtgtgtgtgtgtgtgtgtgtgtgtgtgtgtgtgtgtgtgtgtgtgttgggggggggcgcGAGTCGTTTTTGATTTTTAGAATCAAAGGCTTGTCCCACTCAGGGAAGGCCAGACCCTTGGACTGTGCCCGAACATCATTCTGTAGAGGAAAGAAAAGCGGACGCTCTGGGAGGACTGAGGGATTTGCCTTGCCCCGGCACCGGCCTTGGGGGAGAGATACTGCCCCTCAGCTCGTGAGGGTTTTGGGCTCTAACTAGTGTCTCCTTCtccactcctccctcctccccccacccttgcaGGTGGTGCGTGCAGGTTCCGGGCTCCACACTCCACTCCGCGTCCAGATAGAGACAACCACTTTCTACTCCGGCTCGGGAGACCCCGACTGCAGCTCTACTCCGCTGACTGGGCTCTCTGCTTTGCTCGGGCCCGTTCCCCTGACCCCTCCACTCCAGTGACCCGGGACTCTCGGACCCCGGCGGCGGCAAGGAGGGCCAAGAGTGGGGCCTGAGGGCACCATGGAGGTGGCGCCGGACCAGCCCCGCTGGATGGCCCATCACGCCGTGCTCAACGCGCAGCATCCGGACTCGCACCACCCGGGCCTGGCGCACAACTACATGGAACCCGCGCAGCTGTTGCCCCCAGATGAGGTGGACGTGTTCTTCAATCATCTGGACTCACAGGGCAATCCCTACTACGCCAACCCGGCCCACGCCCGAGCACGGGTCTCTTACAGCCAGGCACACGGTAAATTCCTGGGGCCAGAGTGGGTGAGGGCCAAGGGgaaaagctggggggggggggagtgcagggTGCCGAGTGTGAAAGTGACACCGGCCAGCCGGCTTCCTAGTTAGTTTCACTGGCTGTGCCtctgggagagaggaaaaaggggaagTAGATTTAACCCTAGAAAGACGGCGAAGGGGAGGGGGACATCGGGAAGGAGGGAGTGGAGAGGTGGGTGGGGACGCAGGGCGGCCGAGGAGCTGGGCATATAACTAGAAACTAGACACGTCCGTTTACCGGATGTGAAATCAAAACGAATCGAAATCGCTAATAATTTTGGGGCCTGGGCGGTCAGAGGGAGCTGCGGGTAGggaagaggtgggggagaggggccTCACTCTGTGTCACCTCCCTTGCCGCATCGCTCCGGCGGCCCTGGGCTCTTGGAAGGCTTTCCTCGGAAGGGAGTTGTTGGGGAGAGGTAGCGGTTTCATTCCCCGCCTTCCTTTCCCGACTCGGTCCCCGGCTTCCTCCAGAGCATTGTCCTTCTTCCCCGGCTTAGTCTCGGACTCATAACTGAATCTCTCGGTGACGGCGGTAGGGGAGtgggtttttgtgtgttttgtgtgtgagCGGCGCAGAAGCCGGGTTTCTGCTGTTCTCTCCCCGCGCCCCTAGACCTCGCTTCTCTCTTCCACTCCTTAATCCTGGGCCCTTGCTCACCTCCTCGAGCGTCCCCTAAAGTGGCTTCCTGGGGCCTCGGGAGGTCTCCCCGCGCTGTCTGTGATTCCCGCCCCCATCGATGGCTGCCTCCCCCTCCACAGCTCGCCTGACCGGGAGCCAGATGTGCCGGCCTCACCTCCTCCACAGCCCCGGAATCCCGTGGCTAGATAGCGGCAAAGCAGCGCTGTCGGCGGCTGCGGCCCACCACCACAACCCCTGGACCGTGAGCCCCTTCTCCAAGGCACCCCTGCACCCCTCGGCAGCCGGAGGCCCCGGAACGCTCTCAGTGTACCCGGGCGGAGGCGGCGGCGCCAGCGGCGGCGGCTCAGTCTCTTCTCTCACGCCCGCTTCACACTCGGGGTCGCACCTCTTCGGCTTCCCCCCGACCCCGCCCAAAGAGGTGTCCCCAGACCCCAGCGCCAGCAGCGCGGCCTCGCCGGCCTCCTCGTCGGCAGGAGGGGTCCGGCCAGAGGACAAGGAGAGTGTCAAGTACCAAGTGACCCTGTCTGACGGCTTGAAGATGGAGAGTGGCAGCCCCCTGCGGAGCAGTTTGACTTCCATGAGCGGGCAGCCATCCACGCACCACCCTATTCCCACCTATCCCTCCTATGTGCCGGCTGCCCACGACTACAGCGGCAACCTATTCCACCCGGGCGGTTTCCTGGGCGGCCCCGCCTCCAGCTTCACCCCCAAGCAGCGCAGTAAGGCCCGCTCCTGCTCAGGTAAGCCTTCTCTTCCCTagccctcccctgcctccctgcccccaccccttcccttgcTGCAGGCAGCCCTGGCGCCGCCGACTGGGGGGTGGAGATGGGGCATTTGGCGCCTGGAAGACTTTGCCTGGTTGGAGGTGTAGAGGAGACTTAAAGTTCTTTCCAAGCTAAGGGATAGCCTGAGCACAGATGTTGTTTGGAATGAAGAGAGTTAGGCAAAGTTTCAAactagacacccccccccccccaacatgccCCTCTGCCTGGAAATACAGTACCTTAGGGATACTCTATGGTGGCAAGAAAAGCCATCTATAAGTCACCTTTTTTCAAAGTGAAAGTGGCCTCTAGGATAGCTGAGTAAGATGAGCCACAATCCAAACACTTCTTTTAATCCTTGCCGGTAAGTCTCCATGTTTTCATGCTTTCGCTTTAGACGGGAGCTCagtagctgcccccagtcatccAACTCCCTTGACCCCCAGTTAAAAGTTCCAAGCAGAGACCCTGTTGATACCCAAAATCCTGAGTATGATCTTATGTACCTGTGCACTCCCAGGATCCTAAATTGTCTAATCTCAGAGCACTGCCTATTTCTTATGCTTCCCCCTGCCCAAAGCCCCCAAGGTCCCCTTCTAAAGCAAGCAAATAACCAGGTCTTCTCCACCCCTAGGTGTGGTGGTATGGTCCAAGCTGTGTGGAAGACCCTAGGGTCTGAAGCCAAGGGAACACAGTCAGGGACTTCCCCATATGGCCAGGCCTGAGTTGGGAGAGGTGACCACACCAGGCTTTAAAGGAAAAAGATACTCAGCTTCCTGAGATCCTTCCTCGggcctcctctttttccttctgaaattccAGAGAAaagttcccccttcttccttgaAACTGGAGAGAAGGTGGTCAGCTGGTTGTTTTAAAAGCCTCTGAATCTGGGACTAGCCTATGGCgggacatgaaaaaaaaacacctttttggGTCTTAAATCCATCCTTATTTGCATAAACTATATTTGAAAGAATTTCTTGGGGTCTGGATCTCAGCCCCACTTTACCATCTCTTGTTTCTAGCCTCGTGGCCTGGGAGGACCAAGGCTTCCCAGAGAAATTCCCACTCTAGGCAATTTCTCTGCCATTGAATCAGACCCAAGCTGGACTTTAGTTTCATTCTCCTTCCACCTGAGATTCTGGATGAGGGGCCCAACTTAGATTGTAATCATTTGGGTGTGTTTTGGGAAGGGGGCTTTCTTTCAGTtggttttatgtttttatttggcTCGAGGTTATTTTTGCCAATGGTCAAATTTAGGCCACTAAATTCTAAAACTAAATGGGTATATATTTGTTCTGAATGTGTGAGTCATTGTATAtggggaactcctggtgtggagACTCCCTCCATTTATGGGACAGTGTGtaacaagtcaataagcattgctgagatagacagatagacagacatagatataaataATATGCCTTTATGTAGATATGATTTTTCCTAGGAACAAAAATCAAGGAGAATCCCAATATTACGCTCAGAGCCACTGGGGGAGGAAGGTCTGAGGAGGAGAATAAGAGCCATTGGTAGAGACTGGAGGAGACAGATGAGATGAAAGGAGAGGCAGGAGGGAAATGGGCAGAGATGGTGTGACTGTAGCTATTTCGGAATGTTGGTGGAAATGCCATTTCTCAGATGAATTTCTTCTTTGAATGTCTAAAGGAATCCAATCTTGTGGGAGattctttgcttttctctcccttttggtCTTTTACCTAAGAGTATGGCATTTGATTTATGTTACCTTAAAGCTCAACTTTTGGGCAGGAACAATGTTTCCTGAATGCTGAGGGGCACCACACTCCCCCTGTCACATCCTTGGGAAAGTTGGGGTTAATGCCCTGGGGGTAATTTCCTGGACCAAGGACAACAATAAAAAGCttttgtgaatttgttttgaaAGCAAGACACTCAGTATCTCCATATTTCCatttagaagggagagagtgtGTGAACTGCGGGGCCACGGCTACCCCACTCTGGAGAAGGGATGGCACCGGGCACTACCTGTGTAACGCCTGCGGGCTCTACCACAAGATGAATGGGCAAAACCGGCCACTCATCAAGCCCAAACGGAGACTGGTAGGTGGCTGCATGGGATGTCTGAAGCTGAACTGGAGTTAGGCTTGGGGACGGATGGCTAGATTAGAGATGTATGTGGGTAGGATCACTGGGAGGTCAAGGGCCTGGAATCTGGGAGAGCCAGGGTAGGGGGGAGCTAAACTCTGGCCTAATGCTTGCCACAGCAGTGCCAGGAGAAAGTAGAGCTAGGTAAGTATCCGATTTGAAATTGCTTTGCAGAGTTAAAATTAGAACATCAGGGAGAATAATCGAGAACCTTAGAATTAGCAGTTGAAATCTAGGCCAACCcttgcatttaaatttttttttcttgtaagtcaattgaggcccagaaaggtgagtGACTTGGACAAAGTCACACATGGCAGAGCTGGTTCTAAAATCAGATCTTTTGGACTTTCCCTTACACCATACTAATCTCTCCTCCACCCTCCTTCCCTGATGATTAAGATCACAATCCCAGTTAACTAAGAGCCAGAGGCTGAGAAACCAGTTATTGGCAGAGCAGACAGTATGTGGCTCAAAGTATTTGTCCAGCTGGTTTCCAAGTATTCAGGGAAGGTCTCTGGCCACAAAAGGGTTACTGTGGCTAGCGCATTCCCCCTGTTAAGTCCCAGTAGACTTCCATGGGTCCAACTCCATGTCCtctatttcacttttaaaaatagggCCATGAAGCCATTTTCACTCATAGCCCAGGGCAGCCCTCACTCTGGTTCCCAACAGGGCGCACAATTCCTGGTGCTTATTTaaaacacacactcacagacaAACCCTAACCACCAAAAAAACCTTCcccttattattttttccatggaGTCACCTATACTGTGTATTTTcatttgagtgattttttttaaatgccctttCTAAGCTCCTGGCCAGAGTTTCCTATCCGGACATCTGCAGGCTGAAGATAAGGAAACTTGGTGTATCTGTATCCGGACTCTGCAAGCTTTGAGAGTGTCTCCTAGGCTGGGCTTTGCCTCTTGCTGGGCTGTTTTGAAATTTCTAATACCCTCCGCTCTGCAAATAATGTGTAAAATGCtaagaataataaatatatttttttcagggagATGTGATTTACGAGGCCTAAATCGTTTTGCCGTTTTGGGgacattttctttccccctcctagaGCCTGGGGATGGGAGGCTGGAGggtgaaggtgggggagggatccAGGCCAGGGGCTGTCCGGGACAGCTAGTGAGTCAGAATTCCAGCTATGCAGCTGCTTAATTAGCCGCTTTTCCTCCTGAAAAGCAGAGGAAGGAGGGATCTGAGAGTACCCTGCTGTCGTCCCCTGCCAATGCT includes:
- the GATA2 gene encoding endothelial transcription factor GATA-2 encodes the protein MEVAPDQPRWMAHHAVLNAQHPDSHHPGLAHNYMEPAQLLPPDEVDVFFNHLDSQGNPYYANPAHARARVSYSQAHARLTGSQMCRPHLLHSPGIPWLDSGKAALSAAAAHHHNPWTVSPFSKAPLHPSAAGGPGTLSVYPGGGGGASGGGSVSSLTPASHSGSHLFGFPPTPPKEVSPDPSASSAASPASSSAGGVRPEDKESVKYQVTLSDGLKMESGSPLRSSLTSMSGQPSTHHPIPTYPSYVPAAHDYSGNLFHPGGFLGGPASSFTPKQRSKARSCSEGRECVNCGATATPLWRRDGTGHYLCNACGLYHKMNGQNRPLIKPKRRLSAARRAGTCCANCQTTTTTLWRRNANGDPVCNACGLYYKLHNVNRPLTMKKEGIQTRNRKMSNKSKKSKKGAECFEELSKCMQEKSSPFSAAALASHMAPMGHLPPFSHSGHILPTPTPIHPSSSISFGHPHPSSMVTAMG